DNA from Castellaniella sp. MT123:
GGCGACCGCGCTGGTCGCCACCCTGGTTGTGGCGTTTCCCCCGGCCTTCCGCCTGGCGGCGCTCGGCATGAGGATGGCGCCGGTCGAATATCTCGAACTGGGCATGGCTACCGGCATGACACGCTGGCAGATGTTCACCAAGATCCGGCTGCCGTTCGCCCTGCCCAGCATCATGGCCGGCATCAACCAGAGCCTGATGATGGCCTTCGGCATGGTCGTCATCGCCGGCATCGTCGGTTCCGGCGGCCTGGGTCAGACCATTTACGACGCGATCCGCAAGCTTGACATTGCCAAGTCCATCGACGCGGCACTGGCTATCGTGATCCTGACCATGATTCTGGACCGGCTCAGCCAAAGCGCCGGCGCCTCCAGCCCCAAAGGGAGAAAAGCATGAGCGCGATCCTTCCGACCCTCTCGCCCGGCGCCTGGTTGACCCCGGCGGTGGATTGGCTGAATGTCCATTGGCATCCCTTGTTCGCCCTCATCAGCGATGTCATCCAGCTCGTGCTGGACGGCCTGACCGCGCTCCTGATGATCCTGCCGCCGTGGGCGCTAATCCTCGTCAGCACCGCGCTGGTCCTGAAGCTGCTGGGTCTGCGCCCCGCCGTCATCACAGCCCTGACGCAGGGATTCTGCTGGGGCGTGGGCCTGTGGCCCGAAGCCATCCAGACGATCACCCTCGTCACGGTGGCCGTCGTCCTGTCCGTGGCCATCGCCTTTCCGCTGGGCGTGCTGGCCGCCCGCCGGCCGGCTCTGGAAGCCGTTCTGCGTCCGATACTGGACATCATGCAAACCGTGCCGCCCTGGGTGTATCTGATCCCGGCCGTGATCCTGTTCAGCCTGGGCAGCGTCCCGGCCATCATCGCCACCATCGTCTACGGCATCCCGCCGATGCTGCGCCTGACGACGCTGGCCTTCAAGCAGATCCCGCACGATCTGCAGGAACTGGGCCAGGCGCTGGGCGCGCCGCCGCGCACCGTGCTGCTGAAGATCGAAATCCCGGCTGCCATGCCCACGCTGCTGGTCGGCCTGAACCAGTGCATTCTGATGTCGCTGGCGATGGTGGTCCTGGCCGGTCTGGTCGGATCGGGCGGCCTGGGTGCGGAAGTCACCCGCGGTCTGACGCGCATGGAAATGGGCCTGGGGCTGCGTGCCGGCCTGGCCATCGTCGCGGTGGCGCTGCTGATGGATCGGCTGTCCAAAGCGGCCCTGGGCGGCAGGGGGAAACCCCGTCCATCACGATAACGCGCTCCGATCACACCTAGCCCATTGCCGACGCCCCATCGTTCATCAACCCAGAGAGTCCCCATGTCCGACTTCCTCACCACGGCCCAATACCACCACATCGCAGCAGAACTGAAACTGCCGCAACACGCCTTCATCGATGGCGTATTCCGCCCGTCAATCTCGGGCCGGACCTTCACCACCGCCAATCCCGCCACTAACGAAGTGCTGACGGAGATTGCCGCCTGCAACGCCGAAGACGTGGATCTGGCCGTCGGCGCCGCGCGCGCCGCATTCGAAGACGGCCGCTGGTCGCGCATCCACCCCCGCGAGCGCAAGGAAACCCTGCTGCGCCTGGCCCATCTGATGGAAACGCACGCCCGCGAACTGGCCGTACTGGAAAGCATCGACAGCGGTAAGACCATCTTCGACTGCGAAACCGTGGATGTGCCGGAAACCATCCACGTGCTCAAATGGCACGCCGAATTGATCGACAAAATCTACGATCAGGTCGCCCCCGCCTCGGACAGCCACATCGCCCTGGTGGTGCGCGAGCCCGTCGGCGTCGTCGGCCTGGTGCTGCCCTGGAACTTTCCGCTGCTGATGCTGGCCTGGAAAATCGGCCCCGCCCTGGCCTCCGGCTGCTCGGTCGTCATAAAGCCCGCCGGAGAAACGACGCTGACAGCGCTGCGCGTAGCCGAACTGTCGGTCCAGGCCGGGCTGCCGGCCGGCGTACTGAACATCGTCACCGGTTCCGGCACCGAAGTCGGTGAGCCCCTGGGCAAACATCCCGACGTGGACATGGTCAGCTTCACCGGCTCGACGGCGACCGGGCGGCGCTTCTTGAATTATTCCTCCGCCAGCAACCTCAAAGAAGTGGTACTGGAACTGGGCGGCAAGAACCCCTGCGTCGTTCTGGACGACGCGGAAGACCTGGACACCGTGGCGGCGCACGTCGTCAACGGCGCGTTCTGGAACATGGGGGAAAACTGCTCGGCTGCGTCCCGGCTGATCGTCCAGCGCGGCATCAAGGATCGCCTGCTCGAACGAGTCAAGGCCGAGGCTGCGCAATGGATCGTGGGGGATCCGCTGGATCCCGCCGTGCGCGTCGGCGCCTTGGTATCGAAAGCACACTTCCAGAAGGTCAGCGCTTACCTGGAAGCGACCCGGGCGGAAAAAGTCCTGATGGGCGGCAAGATCGTGTCCGAAGGCTTCGTCGAACCCACCATCGTCGACACCCGGCGCGACTCGAAACTGGCCATCGAAGAAATCTTCGGTCCCATCCTGAGCGTGATCACCGTCGACAGCTTCGAGGAAGCCATCGCGGTCGCCAATGACACCGACTATGGATTGGCCGCCTCGATTTTCTCGGCCAACGGCAAACGGGTGATCCGAGGCGCCCGGATGCTGCGCGCCGGCACCGTCACCGTCAACAGCTTCGGCGAGGGCGACATCTCGACGCCATTCGGCGGCTATAAGCAGTCGGGTTTCGGCGGCCGCGACAACTCCATCCACGCGCACGACCAATACACCCAGCTCAAGACGATCTGGATCGATCTGTCCTGACGCTGCGATACGTACCGCAGCCCGTCATCCTTGGCCCTCTGGGAATCGCACCGCCATCCAGGCACTGACCGGGTGGCGGTGCGCCGCGTCTGTTCTTGACCCCCATCAAGGCTATCAGAAAAAGGCTCTGGATCGCTTGATGACACTATATATTGTGTTTAATATTCACGAATACACAATATATAGAGGAATTCCGGATGACTTCCATCCAGCCCCAGAGCCCGGCCGAGCGCCCCATTCCCCACGTGGACGTCATCCGTTCCATCGACGAATACCTGCGCCAGCAGGACTGGCGCGTGAACGCCAACGCCAACCAGGGGTACTCGCTGGGCGGGCTGATCCTGAACACCTCGGGCAAGATGATCGCCAATTACTGGCTCAGTCACGTCTACCCGGAAACCGTCGGCCAGGCTCACCGCCAGGGCGACCTGCACATCCACGACCTGGACATGCTGTCGGGCTACTGCGCCGGCTGGTCGCTGCGCACGCTGCTCAACGAAGGCCTGAACGGCGTGCCCGGCAAAGTCGAATCCGCCGCGCCGCGCCACATGTCCAGCGCGGTCGGCCAGATCGTCAATTTCCTGGGCACGCTGCAGAACGAATGGGCCGGCGCCCAGGCCTTCAGTTCCTTCGACACCTACATGGCGCCCTTTATCCGCAAGGACGCCATGACGTACGACCAGGTGCGCCAGTGCATCCAGGAACTGATCTACAACCTGAACGTCCCCTCCCGCTGGGGAACGCAGACGCCGTTCACCAACCTGACCTTCGACTGGGTCTGCCCGGAAGACCTGCGCGAGCAGGTGCCCGTGATCGGTGGCGAAGAAATGCCCTTCGCCTACGGCGATCTGCAGGCCGAGATGGACATGATCAATCAGGCCTACATCGAGGTCATGATGGCGGGCGATGCGCACGGACGGGCTTTCACCTTCCCCATCCCGACCTACAACATCACGCCGGACTTCGACTGGCACAGCCCCAACGCCGAACGGCTGTTCGAGATGACGGCGAAATACGGCCTGCCCTACTTCCAGAACTTCATCAATTCGGAACTGAAGCCCAACATGATCCGGTCCATGTGCTGCCGCCTGCAGCTGGATCTGCGCGAACTGCTCAAGCGCGGCAACGGCCTGTTCGGCTCGGCCGAGCAGACCGGATCCCTGGGTGTGGTCACCATCAACTGCGCCCGCCTGGGCTACCTGCACCCGAACGACGAACCCGGTCTGCTCGCCAGGCTGGACGAACTGCTGGCCCTGGGGCGCGACAGTCTGGAAATCAAACGCCGGGTCATCCAGCAGCACATGGACGACGGCCTGTTCCCCTATACCCGCCGCTACCTGGGGACCCTGCGCAACCATTTTTCCACGCTGGGGGTCAACGGCGTCAATGAAATGATCCGCAACTTCACCGGCGACGAACATGATCTGACCACCCCCTGGGGCCATGCCTTCGCCGTGCGCCTGCTGGACCATGTCCGCGCCCGCATGATCGAATTCCAGGAAGCCACCGGCCACCTATACAACCTGGAAGCCACCCCGGCCGAAGGCACGACCTATCGCTTCGCCAAGGAAGACCGTGCCCGCTGGCCGGATATCCTGCAGGCGGGCACGCCCGACATGCCCTACTACACCAATTCGTCGCAGTTGCCGGTGGGATTCACCGACGACCCCTTCGAGGCCCTGGAACGCCAGGATGAGCTGCAACGCAAGTACACCGGCGGTACGGTACTGCATCTGTATATGACCGAACCGCTGTCGTCGGCCGAGGCCTGCCGCACCCTGGTGCGCCGCACGCTCAGCCGCTTCTCGCTGCCCTACATCACGATCACGCCGACCTTTTCCATCTGCCCGAAGCACGGCTACCTGCCGGGCCGGCACGACTTCTGCCCGACCTGCGACGATGAACTGCTGGCACGCAAACGGGTCACTGCCTCGACAGCCGCCCCGGTCACCGAGGGCATCGCGGCCGCCAGCCCGGCCTGAGCGCCGGCCCACCCTTTTCACCCGTCCGGGCCTGCCGGGCCCGGCATTTTTTCACTCACCATCCTTTCAGGAGCACATCATGACCCACACCCCCATCACACTGAACGACGCCGAACGCCAGCCCTGCGAGATCTGGACCCGCGTCATGGGCTACCACCGGCCCATGTCGTCCTTCAATATCGGCAAGAAGGGCGAATTTCACGAGCGCCGCTTCTTCGTCGAACGGCGCACGGGGCAAGCCCCGGCTCGACACGCCGCATAAGCACAGAGCACTGGTCATTCCACCGCGGACGCCGTCGCGACGGCGTTCCAGGCCGGGACGAGGCCGGTGCGTAGAACACTCCCCCCAAGCAAAATGCCAACCACCACACGCATCAAGATCGGCGGCCTGGTGCCCTTCACCGCCACCGACTATCCCGGCCTGCTGGCCGCCGTCATCTTCGTCCAGGGCTGCCCCTGGCGCTGCGGCTATTGCCACAACCCGCACTTGCAGCCCCGCACCGCCGACAGCCCGCTCGACTGGAATGGCGTCCTGGCCTTCCTGCGGCGCCGGGTCGGCCTGATCGACGGTGTCGTCTTCAGCGGCGGCGAGCCCACTATGGATCCCGGCCTGGGCGCCGCGATCGACCAGGTCAGGGCCCTGGGTTACCGCATTGGCCTGCACACGGGCGGGACCCACCCGCGCCGGCTCGCACAGGTGTTGCCCGCTGTGGACTGGGTGGGTCTGGACATCAAAGCCAGCTTTGAGGACTACGAACGGATCACTGGGGTGACCCGCAGCGGCGAACCCGCGCGCGACAGTTTGCGGGCCGTGCTGGACAGCGGAGTGGATTTCGAATGCCGCACAACGGCGCACCCCGATCTGATCAGCCAGGACGGCTTGCTGGCGCTGGGCCAGACACTGGCGCAATACGGGGTGCGCCGCTACGCAGTGCAGGTATTCCGGCCCCAAGGCTGCGCCGACGAGGCTCTGAACGCACATGGCCAGTCCTTGCGGGACTGGCCATGTGCGGCGGTCAGCGACGCACTGGCGGCGCTGTTTCCGTCATTCGAGCTGCGGCGCGGGTAGGCGCCGCGATCGCCCCCGCAGGCGGCCCGTGCCGCCACGCGGATCGGCGGTCAGCTCTCCATCGCATCGAGCAGCATGCGCACGGCGTAATCGGCGAAGCTGCGCCGCACGATCAGTTCCCAGGCATCGCCATCTTCCCCCAGCGGGTACAGCAGTACGCTGGTCTTGAAGAAATGCGACTGGGCACACCGGCCGAACGGCAAGGCACGGGGGTGCAGATCCAGCGGACAGCCCGCGTTCAGCACATTGCGTACCCCCGGTCCATGCAGCTGGACGACGGAATAGCCACTGCTCTGGTCCGTGACCGCGAACCAATGGCCCGCCAGCGCGTGTTCGGCCCGGGATGCCAGATCGTCCCCGCTGCCGGCCCCGGTGCGCACCAGCCACTCGTCGGGTGCCAGCCACAAGACCGTGATATCGCCATGACGGGTCACCGTATTGGGCACCAGGGGCAGTTCCAGCCCCAGACACGCCTGGACGGCCCCCAGGGCGGCGGGATCGGATGGGTCCACACGCAGATTGGCCAGGCTGACCAGAGGCTGCTCGCTCAAGGACACCCGATCAGGGGCGCCATGCAACAGGGGCAGGCCAAAGTCCACATGCAGTCCCGTCAGCGGGCTCTGCTGTTTGTTTTCAGTCAACATTTTGACGGGCTCCTTCGGGATCGTAGAACACCGGACTGCAGACGCGTGCCGGCATGAATCGGCCATCGGCCGTGGCCACCGTGACTTCATGGCCCATCTGTGCTTGGCCGTCCTTGAGCATGGCAAGCGCAATCGACCGTCCCAGGATCGGGCTCATGTAGCTGGAGGTCACATGGCCGAACATCGGGGCGATGGTCGCCTGGGTCGGGCCCTGCAGGATCTGGCCGCCTTCAGGCAGCACGCAGGCGGGGTCCTTGGCCAGCAGGCCGACAAACTGCTTGCGCCCGGGACCACTGGTATGACTGCGCGACAGCGAACGCTTACCCAGGCAATCCTTGGTCTTGGCCAGCATGCCGCCCATGCCCAGATCCATCGGGGTGACCGACCCGTCCGTATCCTGGCCGACGATGATGTAACCCTTTTCACCGCGCAGCACGTGCATGGTCTCGGTGCCGTAGGGCGTGATGCCGTAGGGCTGGCCAGCTTTCATCAACCGCTCGACGATATGGCGGCCCATGTTGGCCGGCATATAGATTTCGTAGGACAGCTCGCCGGAAAAGCTCACCCGCAGGACGCGCGCGAACACCCCATCGATGGTGCCTTCCTGGAAACTCATGAAAGGAAAGGCTTCATTGCTGAAATCGATGTCCTTGCAGACGGCGGTCAGGACCTTGCGCGCGTGGGGGCCCGCAACGGTCGCCACCGCATACTGGTCGGTCACCGACGTCAGATAGACCCGCAGATCCGGCCATTCGGTCTGCAGCCAGCGCTCCATCCAGCTCATGATGCGGGCGGCGCCACTGGTGGTGGTGGTCAGCAGAAAATGGTCCTCGGCCAGGCGAATGCTCACGCCGTCGTCCATGACCATGCCGTTTTCATCCAGCAGCAAGCCATAACGGCAGCGCCCAGGCTGCAGCTTGGTCCAGGAATTGATGTACAGGCGATTGAGGAACTCGACCGCATCCGGGCCGCGCACATCGATCTTGCCCAGGGTGCTGTAATCCAGGATGCCGACGCTGTTGCGCACGGCCAGGCATTCGCGCCGCACCGCCGCGTGCATGTCCTCGCCCGGTTTCGGATAGTAGTGGGCGCGCTTCCAGTTGCCCACATCCTCGAAGATGGCGCCTTGTTCCAGATTCCAGTCGTGCAGGCAGGTGCGGCGGATCGGATCGAACCAGTCGCCCAGTTCCCGCCCCGCCATGGCGCCGAAGCTGACCGGCGTGTAGTTGGGACGGAATGTCGTGGTCCCGGTTGCCGGAATGCTTTGCT
Protein-coding regions in this window:
- a CDS encoding ABC transporter permease subunit; amino-acid sequence: MSAILPTLSPGAWLTPAVDWLNVHWHPLFALISDVIQLVLDGLTALLMILPPWALILVSTALVLKLLGLRPAVITALTQGFCWGVGLWPEAIQTITLVTVAVVLSVAIAFPLGVLAARRPALEAVLRPILDIMQTVPPWVYLIPAVILFSLGSVPAIIATIVYGIPPMLRLTTLAFKQIPHDLQELGQALGAPPRTVLLKIEIPAAMPTLLVGLNQCILMSLAMVVLAGLVGSGGLGAEVTRGLTRMEMGLGLRAGLAIVAVALLMDRLSKAALGGRGKPRPSR
- a CDS encoding ribonucleoside triphosphate reductase; this translates as MTSIQPQSPAERPIPHVDVIRSIDEYLRQQDWRVNANANQGYSLGGLILNTSGKMIANYWLSHVYPETVGQAHRQGDLHIHDLDMLSGYCAGWSLRTLLNEGLNGVPGKVESAAPRHMSSAVGQIVNFLGTLQNEWAGAQAFSSFDTYMAPFIRKDAMTYDQVRQCIQELIYNLNVPSRWGTQTPFTNLTFDWVCPEDLREQVPVIGGEEMPFAYGDLQAEMDMINQAYIEVMMAGDAHGRAFTFPIPTYNITPDFDWHSPNAERLFEMTAKYGLPYFQNFINSELKPNMIRSMCCRLQLDLRELLKRGNGLFGSAEQTGSLGVVTINCARLGYLHPNDEPGLLARLDELLALGRDSLEIKRRVIQQHMDDGLFPYTRRYLGTLRNHFSTLGVNGVNEMIRNFTGDEHDLTTPWGHAFAVRLLDHVRARMIEFQEATGHLYNLEATPAEGTTYRFAKEDRARWPDILQAGTPDMPYYTNSSQLPVGFTDDPFEALERQDELQRKYTGGTVLHLYMTEPLSSAEACRTLVRRTLSRFSLPYITITPTFSICPKHGYLPGRHDFCPTCDDELLARKRVTASTAAPVTEGIAAASPA
- a CDS encoding anaerobic ribonucleoside-triphosphate reductase activating protein; translated protein: MPTTTRIKIGGLVPFTATDYPGLLAAVIFVQGCPWRCGYCHNPHLQPRTADSPLDWNGVLAFLRRRVGLIDGVVFSGGEPTMDPGLGAAIDQVRALGYRIGLHTGGTHPRRLAQVLPAVDWVGLDIKASFEDYERITGVTRSGEPARDSLRAVLDSGVDFECRTTAHPDLISQDGLLALGQTLAQYGVRRYAVQVFRPQGCADEALNAHGQSLRDWPCAAVSDALAALFPSFELRRG
- a CDS encoding aldehyde dehydrogenase encodes the protein MSDFLTTAQYHHIAAELKLPQHAFIDGVFRPSISGRTFTTANPATNEVLTEIAACNAEDVDLAVGAARAAFEDGRWSRIHPRERKETLLRLAHLMETHARELAVLESIDSGKTIFDCETVDVPETIHVLKWHAELIDKIYDQVAPASDSHIALVVREPVGVVGLVLPWNFPLLMLAWKIGPALASGCSVVIKPAGETTLTALRVAELSVQAGLPAGVLNIVTGSGTEVGEPLGKHPDVDMVSFTGSTATGRRFLNYSSASNLKEVVLELGGKNPCVVLDDAEDLDTVAAHVVNGAFWNMGENCSAASRLIVQRGIKDRLLERVKAEAAQWIVGDPLDPAVRVGALVSKAHFQKVSAYLEATRAEKVLMGGKIVSEGFVEPTIVDTRRDSKLAIEEIFGPILSVITVDSFEEAIAVANDTDYGLAASIFSANGKRVIRGARMLRAGTVTVNSFGEGDISTPFGGYKQSGFGGRDNSIHAHDQYTQLKTIWIDLS
- the nrdD gene encoding anaerobic ribonucleoside-triphosphate reductase, yielding MTHTPITLNDAERQPCEIWTRVMGYHRPMSSFNIGKKGEFHERRFFVERRTGQAPARHAA
- a CDS encoding sarcosine oxidase subunit gamma family protein, yielding MLTENKQQSPLTGLHVDFGLPLLHGAPDRVSLSEQPLVSLANLRVDPSDPAALGAVQACLGLELPLVPNTVTRHGDITVLWLAPDEWLVRTGAGSGDDLASRAEHALAGHWFAVTDQSSGYSVVQLHGPGVRNVLNAGCPLDLHPRALPFGRCAQSHFFKTSVLLYPLGEDGDAWELIVRRSFADYAVRMLLDAMES